The genomic DNA agaattgaaagaagaaaaaatgataaatagttAGGATATTATAGGAAaattaacattaatgtttcgttggtattgtaaaatgacatataatatggaagaagaaaaaatctccaaaaaaacCTATAATTTAGGACAGATGGAGTATTTTATAATACAAttgttgtttgaaaaaaaaaaacatttttagttGTCTTTATCTATGCATTATTGTATACGATTgacaaatccaaaaaaattatgtgttcaCTCTACTCTACGAATTGCATTTGTGTGACATAGTGGTGGTCAATTCAAGGATGACAAGAGACATTATAACCTTTTTAAAacgtaaacatttttttaacaaggcaaaatggaattatataacCAAACAAAAAGCAGATTTCAAACAAAAGGTATGTCTAGGAAACTATTGCAGTACAACAGAGTATGTCAGTAACGGAAGGTGGGCATATAAGTGTTTAGCCAATGCCCAAACAAGCAAAAGGGTTTGTCCACCACCTCTGCGTGCCAAAAACAAACATGACATTTTTGGCTTTCAGTCACCCTAGAGATCACAATTTAACCTTGTCTAACAGACGGGGGACTACAGTTACAACATTATTATTCAACCGGTTGTTTCGTTCGTTCCATACAACCCAAGTACACAGAAGCCAAATTAGCTGCAGGAATGAGCGTTTAGCTTTACCAGGAGTTGTCATCAATGTAAATTGCAACAAATGATCGGAAATATTATTAGAATTGACCCCTCACAAACTCAATCCATTCACGCACATGCTGCCATAACAATGCAAAAGTTGTGCAATTAAGAAATAAGTGTTCGGCCGTTTCAACGTCCACATCTTGAAACAAAATAAGACGCTGATGTTGGTATAACCCCGTGTATAGCCAGATTATCTTTCATTGGTAAACGATCATGAATGAGCCGCCAAGCAAAAATCGATACCTTTAGAGGAACCTGATGATGCCAAACCAACTCCAAAGGTGTGTTCATACTAGGTGTAACACTGTTTGTCAACAAATCATAAGCACCACGCACTGTGTAACCCCCAACAGGGTCCGGGATCCACACCCATTTATCTGAAACATTAGGAACAACATAGACATCAAACATAAAAAGTCATCCACTCCTCTAACAATTCCTCCTCCCACACCACAACCTGCGACGCAACCTCCAACCCTCCCCACCATGCATAATACCAAGGGAGAACAAATTAGCCACCGAAGCGTATTTGTTCTCAGCTAAATCAAATAACTGAGGAAACCGCACTCAAAACGGagtacccccccccccccccccccccaatctACCTATGAGTGCAAAATAGCGTTTCAGTCACATCTCCCACCCTCCTCAACACACTATTACTGAACCATTTATCACCCATGTCGCCATCCCCATCACGAATCCTCCCTACTTCCTGCCACCAAGAAGAACCACTTcggcccccaacctccaacctcccacCTACCTCGCCATAACGGGCGACTAAAACATGATACCACAAACCTTGTTTATCCCTAACATCCTACAACACCATTTATGTAGTAAAGCAAGATGAAACTCCTTCAACTTCCTTACCCCCAACCCTCCTTGCTCCTTTTTAGAACACACATTATTAAAACCTATCCAGGTAATTTTTCTATAGTCctcacccccccccccccccaaaaaaaaataaaaaataaaaaataaaaaattattaaatgaagattcaatggaagagattatacctaatggagctttgaagaaggaaagggCATAGACATGCAGAGAAGTCAGAATCGATTTAAGGAGGATCAAGTGGCCACCGAAAAGAGAGAAACCGGCTATTCCAACCCGACAATCTAGATTTAATACGATTCACCATTGAATCCCAAAAAGAGAGTCTCTGCGGATTACCTCCAATAGGCAAGCCTAGATACATAAAAGGAACTGTTCCTACTTTGCAACACAACATCGAAGCCGCATCACTCAAACACGAATCAGAGATATTAATTCCCACCAACAAGCTTTTGTTGAAGTTTACCTTCAAACCCGACATTGATTCAAAAAGAAGAAGTGTTGCTCGAAGAGCCCGGACATTAGCCCAACTTTTGTGACCCAACAACAAAGTATCGTCAGCAAATTGAAGGTGTGACACAACCACCGAATAACCATTAAATAGATGATTATCAACCATTGCTTTCATCAATATGTTTAGTCCCTCGGCCGTAAGCAAGAACAAAAAAGGGGAAAGTGGATCCCCCTGGCGTAAGTCCCTGTGTAAATGAAACTCATCCGTTGGGCTTCCGTTGACAAGAACTGAAGCTGTAACAATACCCACACATTCTCTAATCCACTTACGCGACAGTACCGGAAAAGACATACCCTTCATAACCGTATTCAGATAGCCCCAATCAACAGAATCGTAGGCTTTTTCAAAATCTACTTTAAATAACATAAGCTCCTTCTTTAACTTACGAGTCTCATCGACCACCTCATTAACTATAAGAATACGTCTAGAATTTACCGATTTTTAAAAcgtaaacataaaaatatgtgagagaaagagaaagataaaATAGTTGAATTAACTTATGTATGTCACAACTAGattgattaatattaataaCATTCCAGCCTtaatcccttcaaaaaaaaaaaaaaaaaaacattccagCCTTAATGGTACACAATCGGATTGCTCTACCTGTTGTTCCATATTCATAACTGTTTTTGGAAATGAAGCAAGCTTATAagtgttaatattttattttttcaatgtatattgaattaatatttaatatgcatatgttttttttataaaaacaaaacaatattcattttatccttaaaaaaaaaatatttatttaaaattgatggagtatatcaaatacaacaacatattcaacattgttaaaaatatgaaggatgaatctgcgatcAAACTCACATCACCAAGTTAATGGTCTACTACGATAAAATGCCTATGAAAAGTATGATAAATCAAAGtgatcaaaatatttatacctCTAGTTCAAATTTTGGTATCCatctttttaataataaatgaacATTACCTTCTCTAATACAAAAATGATCATAACATTTCAAAAAGTCCTTAAATCTACTCAAAAGACTGAGCAATCGAAACTCATTAAGAACTAGAGAACAAATTATCAGCACATGAACAAGTCAAGAGCTTCTTCGCAAAGTCAAGAGCTTCTTCGATATATTTACATCATAAATATTTCTATAAAGTAATAAGTTTTGAGGGGCCAAAAGTAAGATAACGCCTTATTGTAATTAGTCTTCGAAGACTAATTATGTGTCAAACTGTTTCTTACAAATGTTGTTTAAAAGTTCGCAAATTATTATTGAAAGAGTAACCACCTATTAGCATCCTACACAAATTGAGGGACCAGGGAAAGCAGCCTGGTGGTTGTAGATATTGCTAAAGGTCAAAAGAGGAATGGTAAGTAATTAAACCAGGGAAGACACAACAGGTTAATTTAAGTAAATGTTACATTATAATAAGGAAAAAGGGCCAGTCTGAGTAAAGCAACTGCTACATTAAGGAAAACATAGAAATCACAAAAGATGCGAGTGATTACAAGATCAATAACATATATTCCAGAATATGTCAGCTTGCTTGTAAATTATCAAACTTCTATGGGATCCTTCCATAAGTAGAAGTTATCGTCTTTCATATGAAACTCTCACAACATCCCACTTCGTCCAGTCTTTCAAGGCAAGGGCTAACTTGCCCAAAATGTAGTCAACTTATAGTGATTAATAGTTCCGTCCCTTGTATGGCGTCTCCTgtgaaaaacaaaaaccaatctAAAAAATTAAGCTCCCAATAAATTGGCAATGAAAGTTAATCTACGAGTATATAATGGCAGATAAGACTGTTCAAACTCCAATCAGATTCCTAAATGAATAAAGTATATTAGCAATGAACCGATTGTAACAAGGAAGAATATCCGACATACATAACACATcacatatatgatttttttttttttttttgaagaaacatcACATATATTAAGTTATTGAGGTAGCCGATTTGATAATTGTAATAATGCTAGAAACAATAAAACAACATCCTGTGAAGTCTCCAAactaaaggaaaaagaaaaaaagagtcttgctaacgagtgccctaagggcactctttaaggattatattcattgaaaaagtttaatgcttCAATTTCCGATGCATTGAACGCACAAGTttccataaaaaattactatCTAAAGTCTTTAAAGAGTGCCCTAAGAGCACTCATTAGCATTTCCCGAAAAAAAATATCTAgcataaaaatagaaaactgACACTAAAGAATAAAATGGAGTTCTTACAGGTAGATAACTGGGCATGAATACAACTTGTTGTCTCGGATGACCATGAAGTTGTCCATACTGCAATTAgattgataatattaattaatcattATGAAATATTTACATTCTATACTCACATAAAAGTCACCAGAGAGTAATAAAGGTGGATCCCACCTGTGGTCCATTCTGGTGAAAATATGGTTGGGATGGCATTTGTGCTGCCTGTGGATTATACATGATAGGTTGTGGCCCGGCAAAAGAAGTTCCAACCTGAACACCGTATACGACAAAGTCAGAGACTATCTTATCATTAGAGATTTGACAATATCTTATCATGAAATACTTACTCCAACACCCATTGGCATGGTTGGCATACTCGGTACAGCAGATACATTTGCTGGGAAATAGAAGGAACTATCAGACACTGGGGAGCGAGGCCTAACAGATGTTTGAGACGGAACGAAACTCTTAGCATTAGGGTTCAGCTTAAATTCCTGACAACAACAAAGGGAAACCAAAAAAAGAGGAAAGCTCTGAGACAAGCCACAACAGTAATAAAAAATACCAGCAATTGCAAGTGTTATTTCGTATTCTACAAAGTCGATCTTTAACTTACACACCTTTGCATTGGGATTCAGAGTTGATTTTTCGGAAGACAGTGAACCAAGTGAAGAACTTGGTGATAGACTGGGACCAGAATATGTTGCCACTCCTGCTACACGATCTGAACCAGATGATATACGAGTTTCTAATCTTCCACGTGAATTTACAGACTTTGTTTCCCAACTTGCTTTGCCAGATTCTGAACCCCCAGTCAACTCTCCATGCGATCCAGTTTTTTCATCAATCTTCGATGAAATATGAGTAGACGAGACATAGGAGGGGGCATTAGCCGGAGATAATCCCCCTTTATCAGAGCCATCTTTCTTCAAGTTGACGGCTGGCTGTAAATCTGCACTAAGAATTTGCCATGATCAactgaatacaaatatttatcaaataagTAATCGCATAAATGACACTTGAAATGTAGATGAGAGCTTCCAATCATAAGTAACATTGGGTACTGATAGAAAGCTTCAGCACTTCATTTACAATAAATAGAACAGCCACTTAAATGACATTGGTTTAGTTTCATCCACATTAGCTTCACAATTTCAGACATAACAATGCTTTAGATATAATCAATTCACAGGGATGTGAGAGAAATTTCACAAACCCTCAAATTTCAACAGCTGTACATCCTCAGCTTGCTGCaacaattaaaaggaaaaaaaaatgagatttaAGAATATCAGATTACAAACATCTCATGTGCGGTATTTATGCAGACATGAGCATGAGAGTTGTGACACTCAAACTTCAACTCACCATCTGATTTTCTTCCTTGGTGCTACCATCGGCTCCGTGTAGATCACAAACTGAGTTATCCTGAATCCTGTGAGTTAAAAggatttgaaatatttatattttagtaaAGTTGATATTTGTTTCTAGGTGCTGAAAAGCCACCCTTGGTGAAAACGATTCAGATGATTACAGTGaagcaaataaaataactaaatatagAAATGCAAAAGTCAACAAAAACCTGCTTTCTCCATCTGAAAATGAGTAACTTTGGCCAGGGAGTTCAGATGGTAACTGCTTAGCGTGATCATAAGAATCAGAGCGGCATAAATCCCCACCAGTTTTTGACTGAGATGACTGCAAGTGGTCAAGTATATGAAGGTCAAACAAAATGTTATGCTAAATTTAGGaggaaaaataatcattttataaaagatCGGGGAGGAGGGCAAGGCAAAATTTAGGACAAAAGAGGAACACTCAGTACCAACTTATTTTGGACAcatgttttaaaatttgttaatgTATTTAGATGTTCAAGATGCACTAATTTGATTgtagggttaaataagtaaatagtccccctaaatataccaacatttgATTTAGTCCCCATAAAATATTCCTTAGGCTTTTGGTCCTTCCAAAATTTTTCATCCATGAAATTAGTCCATACTCTACATTGAGTattacactattttttttaacagcagGGACTAATTTAATGGATGAAAATTTTTGGAGGGATCAaaagcctaaaaaatattttatggggactaaaatcaaatgttggtatatttagGGGGACCGTTTACTTATTTAACTCTTGATTGTATCAAACAAAAAGATGCACTAATTTGAAAAACAGAACAGGACACAGATTTAAGCAAGGTTGAAGAGCATAATGATTTGGAATTGCAAAACCAAAGCATTCAGGTAGATTATGGACAACATCAAGAGTGATGCATTTATGTAgctaaaaaaatacataagcaTAATATGGTAGGATTCAATCACAAGAAAGGAAAAGTTGAGAAGCGAGTGACATTCAAGTTGAAATCGTACGATCGTACGATCCCCAACAATGAAACCGTGCTCTGGTCTTCTGAAGAGCGTCGGAGGCTGTTTCACACTAGGTCGCGCATCCTTGGGCTTTCGGATGTCAGGTCAGATTTTTCCCTaagaaattcaaatttgttaaaCAAATTAAACCCACGATTCCTTCTCCTCCGTTTGGTGTTGCTGGTCTCGCCTTCGTTTGGTATTTCCAGTGTCATCTCCTCCAGCGAGTCTCCCCAGTACTTATTTTGAACCTGGTGTCTTGAATACTAATGAATTATGGATTATGTCTtttaagtatgaaatattaatcaACTTAGTTGAATATTGTGATTTATATGTTAATTTAGTTCATGTATTATAGTTTTTAtgcttgtgtgtgtgtgtgtgtgggggtgtgaaattataattttgcCTTTCGGTAAGATTTACCGGTCGTGTTGCGATCTTTCAATGGCCTACATATCCTACTTCAAATCTCGTGTTTGACTACATTTAAACCAACTAAATTGAAAACTTATTAAACAACTGGTTGAGGAGATACCATAAAGGAGAAATTTGACCACGTTTGAGCTCCATTTTTGCCTTTCCCACCACTTACCTTTCCTGGTCTCTTTATGACTGGATCAGATATATCACCGAACGTTTCAGAATTTTGTGAATCCAACAAGTTGTCTTCattttcatcatattcatcgTCAACACCTTTACCCCTATATACAGAAGAGAATCTGGTCTCTTCATCAATGTCAAAGTCATCAGGGTAAAG from Medicago truncatula cultivar Jemalong A17 chromosome 8, MtrunA17r5.0-ANR, whole genome shotgun sequence includes the following:
- the LOC25500533 gene encoding polyadenylate-binding protein-interacting protein 3 isoform X1 yields the protein MNLQQVGQPKPSNGYGRRKSEKDAASKSVAPGKSNAGRLASTGAVTGSKGGSYESPSRDRLVYLTTCLIGHQVEVQVKNGSIYSGIFHATNTEKDFGIILKMACLTKDGSSQGQSSGAEFVSKAPSKTLIIPGKELVQVIAKDVAVSTSDLVSESHYDVHQEIMVDSVISQPRHVDLGRELHRWVPDEDVPQCPELDNIFDGPWNSSRGWDQFETNKMLFGVKSTFDEELYTTKLEKGPQMRELERQALRIAREIEGEETQDLHLAEERGLYPDDFDIDEETRFSSVYRGKGVDDEYDENEDNLLDSQNSETFGDISDPVIKRPGKVSGGKGKNGAQTWSNFSFMSSQSKTGGDLCRSDSYDHAKQLPSELPGQSYSFSDGESRIQDNSVCDLHGADGSTKEENQMQAEDVQLLKFEDLQPAVNLKKDGSDKGGLSPANAPSYVSSTHISSKIDEKTGSHGELTGGSESGKASWETKSVNSRGRLETRISSGSDRVAGVATYSGPSLSPSSSLGSLSSEKSTLNPNAKEFKLNPNAKSFVPSQTSVRPRSPVSDSSFYFPANVSAVPSMPTMPMGVGVGTSFAGPQPIMYNPQAAQMPSQPYFHQNGPQYGQLHGHPRQQVVFMPSYLPETPYKGRNY
- the LOC112417296 gene encoding uncharacterized protein — protein: MKGMSFPVLSRKWIRECVGIVTASVLVNGSPTDEFHLHRDLRQGDPLSPFLFLLTAEGLNILMKAMVDNHLFNGYSVVVSHLQFADDTLLLGHKSWANVRALRATLLLFESMSGLKVNFNKSLLVGINISDSCLSDAASMLCCKVGTVPFMYLGLPIGGNPQRLSFWDSMDVRDKQGLWYHVLVARYGEVGGRLEVGGRSGSSWWQEVGRIRDGDGDMGDKWFNKWVWIPDPVGGYTVRGAYDLLTNSVTPSMNTPLELVWHHQVPLKVSIFAWRLIHDRLPMKDNLAIHGVIPTSASYFVSRCGR
- the LOC25500533 gene encoding polyadenylate-binding protein-interacting protein 3 isoform X3, translating into MNLQQVGQPKPSNGYGRRKSEKDAASKSVAPGKSNAGRLASTGAVTGSKGGSYESPSRDRLVYLTTCLIGHQVEVQVKNGSIYSGIFHATNTEKDFGIILKMACLTKDGSSQGQSSGAEFVSKAPSKTLIIPGKELVQVIAKDVAVSTSDLVSESHYDVHQEIMVDSVISQPRHVDLGRELHRWVPDEDVPQCPELDNIFDGPWNSSRGWDQFETNKMLFGVKSTFDEELYTTKLEKGPQMRELERQALRIAREIEGEETQDLHLAEERGLYPDDFDIDEETRFSSVYRGKGVDDEYDENEDNLLDSQNSETFGDISDPVIKRPGKSSQSKTGGDLCRSDSYDHAKQLPSELPGQSYSFSDGESRIQDNSVCDLHGADGSTKEENQMQAEDVQLLKFEDLQPAVNLKKDGSDKGGLSPANAPSYVSSTHISSKIDEKTGSHGELTGGSESGKASWETKSVNSRGRLETRISSGSDRVAGVATYSGPSLSPSSSLGSLSSEKSTLNPNAKEFKLNPNAKSFVPSQTSVRPRSPVSDSSFYFPANVSAVPSMPTMPMGVGVGTSFAGPQPIMYNPQAAQMPSQPYFHQNGPQYGQLHGHPRQQVVFMPSYLPETPYKGRNY
- the LOC25500533 gene encoding polyadenylate-binding protein-interacting protein 3 isoform X2, with the protein product MNLQQVGQPKPSNGYGRRKSEKDAASKSVAPGKSNAGRLASTVTGSKGGSYESPSRDRLVYLTTCLIGHQVEVQVKNGSIYSGIFHATNTEKDFGIILKMACLTKDGSSQGQSSGAEFVSKAPSKTLIIPGKELVQVIAKDVAVSTSDLVSESHYDVHQEIMVDSVISQPRHVDLGRELHRWVPDEDVPQCPELDNIFDGPWNSSRGWDQFETNKMLFGVKSTFDEELYTTKLEKGPQMRELERQALRIAREIEGEETQDLHLAEERGLYPDDFDIDEETRFSSVYRGKGVDDEYDENEDNLLDSQNSETFGDISDPVIKRPGKVSGGKGKNGAQTWSNFSFMSSQSKTGGDLCRSDSYDHAKQLPSELPGQSYSFSDGESRIQDNSVCDLHGADGSTKEENQMQAEDVQLLKFEDLQPAVNLKKDGSDKGGLSPANAPSYVSSTHISSKIDEKTGSHGELTGGSESGKASWETKSVNSRGRLETRISSGSDRVAGVATYSGPSLSPSSSLGSLSSEKSTLNPNAKEFKLNPNAKSFVPSQTSVRPRSPVSDSSFYFPANVSAVPSMPTMPMGVGVGTSFAGPQPIMYNPQAAQMPSQPYFHQNGPQYGQLHGHPRQQVVFMPSYLPETPYKGRNY